Proteins encoded in a region of the Kryptolebias marmoratus isolate JLee-2015 linkage group LG14, ASM164957v2, whole genome shotgun sequence genome:
- the ddx54 gene encoding ATP-dependent RNA helicase DDX54, with protein MAQRKKKLKKKRHAAANREPHSDSDSGDFELAAEIKDDDSSWRKLPHFPAASDCLSDVELDTSQMVRAQNKKKKKSGGFQSMGLSYPVYKGVMKKGYKVPTPIQRKTVPVILDGKDVVAMARTGSGKTAAFLVPMFEKLKAPQAQTGARALILTPTRELALQTMKFTKELGKYTALKTALILGGDRMEDQFAALHENPDIIIGTPGRLMHVIKDMNLKLHSVEYVVFDEADRLFEMGFAEQLQEIIQRLPDTRQTLLFSATLPKLLVDFARAGLTEPVLIRLDVDSKLSDQIKLSFFHLRVDDKPALMLHLLRNVVKPQEQTVVFAATKHHVEYLKELLSAEDIECAYIYSALDQTARKINIGKFVHRKAMVLIVTDVAARGIDIPLLDNVINYNFPSKAKLFLHRVGRVGRAGRSGTAYSMICPDEMPYVYDLHLFLGRPVQFATADHTQDSDSVFGRVPQSILDDEGSHLIVAHENSLDLQNLRRVSENAYKQYLKSRPNPSTESIRRVKSTDMSSMAVHPLLGSGLEKMELERLQVVDAIKGYKSKSTIFEINSSSKTPASEVMRTKRSKDTRLVDKFNKRREDLAAESRLQRSVSSTTAAENEEDDLTGVFSKVVGVKRRNPNEDGEERSKNKKSKQTGKDEEYFIPYRPKDFDSERGLSLGREGGHFEQQASSAVLDLMGDEGDRLNQHKTLMKWDRKKKRFVRELGKEDKKKIKTESGQTVGNKKKKNFYEEWKKKNKVDDAGSDGETGGGRRKSGGGRGRRGPNPVSMAGPQVTPGGRRIRSELRTNAQILKRRKLKQKQQFHQKGGKKIHSKNKQWVGEVKRSGFGRGGQKKGKLRKRL; from the exons ATGgctcagaggaagaagaagctgaagaagaagagacaCGCAGCCGCTAACAGGGAGCCGCACTCCGACTCCGACAGCGGCGACTTCGAGCTAGCTGCGGAAATTAAAGACGATGACTCT TCATGGAGGAAACTGCCACACTTTCCTGCAGCTTCAGATTGCCTGTCAGATGTGGAGCTTGACACCAGTCAGATGGTCAGagctcaaaacaagaaaaagaagaagtctgGAGGGTTTCAGTCCATGG GTCTTAGCTACCCTGTTTATAAGGGTGTCATGAAGAAGGGCTACAAAGTCCCCACACCCATTCAAAGAAAG ACTGTTCCTGTGATCCTGGATGGAAAGGATGTCGTGGCTATGGCTCGGACAGGCAGCGGTAAGACCGCTGCTTTCCTGGTGCCCATGTTTGAGAAGCTGAAAGCCCCTCAAGCCCAGACAGGAGCCAGAGCCCTCATCCTGACCCCCACCAGAGAGTTGGCCCTACAGACCATGAAGTTCACAAAAGAG TTGGGAAAATACACAGCCCTGAAGACTGCTTTGATTCTTGGTGGAGACAG AATGGAAGACCAGTTTGCTGCTCTTCATGAAAACCCTGACAT AATCATCGGTACCCCCGGTCGTCTCATGCACGTCATCAAGGACATGAATCTGAAGCTGCACAGCGTGGAATACGTGGTGTTTGATGAGGCCGACAG GTTGTTTGAAATGGGTTTTGCTGAGCAGCTTCAGGAAATCATTCAGAGACTTCCAGACACCAGACAGACTCTGCTGTTCTCTGCTACGCTTCCCAAACTGTTGGTGGACTTTGCCAGAGCTG GCCTGACAGAACCTGTGCTGATTCGCTTGGATGTCGATTCAAAACTCAGCGACCAGATTAAG CTCTCATTCTTTCACCTTCGTGTGGACGATAAACCAGCCCTGATGCTTCATCTGCTCAGGAACGTGGTGAAGCCTCAGGAGCAGACGGTGGTCTTTGCTGCCACCAAACACCACGTAGAGTACCTTAAGGAG CTGCTGTCTGCAGAAGACATAGAATGTGCCTACATCTACAGTGCCCTCGATCAGACTGCCAGAAAGATCAACATTGGGAAATTTGTGCACCGGAAAGCCATGGTGCTAATTGTGACTGATGTTGCGGCTCGTGGTATCGACATCCCCCTGCTGGACAATGTTATTAACTACAACTTCCCTTCCAAGGCGAAACTCTTTTTGCACAGAGTCG GCCGTGTGGGGCGAGCGGGTCGCAGCGGCACAGCGTACAGTATGATTTGTCCCGATGAAATGCCTTATGTTTATGACCTCCACCTCTTCCTCGGAAGGCCCGTTCAGTTTGCCACCGCTGATCACACACAAG ATTCAGACAGCGTGTTTGGTAGAGTTCCTCAGAGCATCTTGGACGATGAAGGTTCCCATCTGATTGTGGCTCACGAAAACTCCCTGGACCTGCAGAATCTCCGTCGTGTCTCGGAGAATGCTTACAAACAGTACCTCAAATCCAGACCAAATCCATCCACAGAGTCCATCAGACGGGTCAAAAGTACCGATATGTCCAGCATGGCGGTCCATCCATTACTCG GTTCTGGTTTGGAGAAAATGGAACTGGAGCGCCTTCAAGTAGTTGATGCCATAAAGGGCTATAAGTCCAAATCA ACTATTTTTGAAATCAACTCCAGCAGTAAAACACCTGCGAGTGAGGTGATGCGGACCAAACGCTCCAAGGACACACGGTTAGTGGACAAATTcaataaaagaagagaagacCTGGCTGCAGAAAGCAGGCTGCAGCGCTCCGTCAGCTCCACTACAGCTGCTGAAAATGAGGAGGATGATCTAACG GGGGTGTTCTCCAAGGTAGTCggtgttaaaagaagaaacccAAATGAAGATGGAGAGGAACgttcaaaaaacaagaaaagcaagCAAACGGGCAAAGATGAGGAGTATTTTATCCCGTACAGACCGAAAGACTTCGACTCAGAGAGAGG GTTAAGTCTTGGTAGAGAGGGCGGTCATTTCGAACAGCAAGCCTCCTCAGCCGTCCTCGACCTCATGGGAGATGAGGGCGACCGTTTAAACCAGCACAAAACACTAATGAAATG GGACCGTAAGAAGAAGCGTTTCGTGAGAGAATTAGGAAAGGAGGACaagaaaaagatcaaaacaGAGAGCGGGCAGACTGTTGgtaacaagaagaagaagaactt TTATGAggagtggaaaaagaaaaacaaggttgATGATGCTGGATCAGATGGAGAAACAGGAGGGGGAAGGAGGAAGTCAGGAGGAG GTCGTGGTCGTCGAGGCCCCAACCCCGTCAGTATGGCGGGGCCGCAGGTGACGCCAGGCGGCCGCAGAATTCGCTCTGAGCTCAGAACGAACGCGCAGATCTTGAAGCGCCGCAAGCTGAAGCAAAAGCAACAGTTCCATCAGAAAGGAGGGAAGAAAATCCACTCGAAGAACAAACAGTGGGTCGGAGAGGTGAAGAGGTCGGGCTTTGGACGCGGCGGCCAAAAGAAGGGGAAGCTGAGGAAGAGACTGTGA